One region of Arthrobacter sp. StoSoilB22 genomic DNA includes:
- a CDS encoding DUF4194 domain-containing protein has translation MTEEITTTDVTAADSVTEAVAEVGVEPEQVVEPELDAEAEPVPEISHSDPFRITPRDTFVDGAALFPGDTGVLPMKVRHALVKLLKGPYIDGGRDEKLWTTLLDNQLILRSRLSELFLTLQLDHDRKIAVLRPVDPEVIGASSRSSILRQQRALSRVETIVLLRLRLLLDRHVTAQTDPTITREEISDLVANYTPSGQQDALRDSDVVTRTITKLLARQLILPTPLDDTYTISNALPLALPFENIGDIPAQIEALIAVAADESGTEPLLDLDPDSNPTSPSDDELDDGDGDGPAMVRTAADSDPSTEEAAK, from the coding sequence ATGACTGAAGAAATCACGACGACGGACGTCACCGCAGCGGACAGCGTCACCGAAGCGGTGGCTGAAGTCGGTGTCGAGCCCGAGCAGGTTGTCGAGCCTGAGCTGGATGCGGAGGCTGAGCCGGTTCCGGAAATCAGCCACTCGGACCCCTTCCGGATCACTCCGCGGGACACTTTTGTGGATGGCGCTGCTCTCTTCCCCGGCGATACCGGAGTGTTGCCGATGAAGGTTCGGCATGCGCTGGTGAAACTGCTCAAGGGCCCGTACATTGACGGTGGCCGCGACGAGAAACTGTGGACCACGCTGCTGGACAACCAACTGATCCTCCGCAGCCGCCTCTCCGAGCTGTTCCTCACCCTGCAGCTCGATCACGACCGCAAAATCGCAGTCCTCCGACCCGTTGACCCGGAAGTGATCGGCGCCAGCTCCCGCTCCAGCATCCTGCGCCAGCAGCGTGCCCTGAGCCGCGTGGAAACCATTGTGTTGCTGCGACTGCGACTCCTGCTGGACCGCCATGTCACAGCCCAAACGGACCCCACCATCACCCGCGAAGAGATCTCAGACCTCGTGGCCAACTACACGCCGTCTGGCCAACAGGACGCCCTCCGCGACTCCGACGTGGTCACCCGGACCATCACCAAACTCCTGGCCCGCCAACTCATCCTCCCCACCCCGCTGGACGACACCTACACCATCAGCAACGCCCTCCCACTGGCCCTGCCCTTCGAAAACATCGGCGACATCCCAGCCCAAATCGAGGCCCTGATAGCAGTAGCAGCCGACGAATCAGGCACGGAGCCCCTCCTGGATCTCGATCCCGATTCCAACCCAACCAGCCCTTCAGATGACGAGTTGGACGACGGGGATGGTGACGGGCCTGCGATGGTGCGTACCGCCGCGGACAGTGACCCGTCAACAGAAGAGGCAGCCAAGTGA